A genomic region of Papaver somniferum cultivar HN1 chromosome 7, ASM357369v1, whole genome shotgun sequence contains the following coding sequences:
- the LOC113293570 gene encoding probable WRKY transcription factor 53: protein MEINTINGEWKQKDLFNELVQARDLVKKLKIHLDKSSPAGEVLLENAISALDRALSTTTRSGWDVAPTQLTARTSAMGSAESPPLKNCSPRSDDSDPHGTDILKRRKMQPTWTEKVSVGSGAGIEGSSNDCYSWRKYGQKDIHGAKHPRSYYRCTYRNNQGCLATRQVQRSSEDPSVYDVTYRGKHSCLQASHLQTKHNQCKNQSQDHQEEDQKPEQSQEGLFENFGKGLRIKTEDELLLDSQKLSSSSSSFSFPSSTTPVDCVKMENCNFLPFDRNYFSSSYHVQLNGQDTNTIHTSNHRQSDFDDAVLLDLVELNQYSPFDYFHP from the exons ATGGAGATCAACACTATCAACGGGGAATGGAAGCAAAAGGATTTGTTCAATGAATTGGTACAAGCAAGAGACTTAGTaaagaagctgaagattcatcTTGATAAATCTTCTCCCGCAGGAGAGGTATTATTAGAGAATGCAATATCGGCACTTGATAGAGCGCTTTCAACAACGACTAGATCCGGGTGGGATGTCGCTCCCACTCAGCTTACAGCAAGAACCAGTGCTATGGGTTCAGCCGAGTCGCCGCCATTGAAGAACTGTAGCCCAAGAAGTGATGATTCTGATCCGCACGGTACAGATATATTGAAGAGAAG GAAAATGCAACCTACATGGACTGAAAAGGTTAGTGTTGGTTCAGGAGCTGGAATAGAAGGATCATCTAATGATTGCTATAGTTGGAGGAAGTACGGTCAAAAGGACATACATGGAGCCAAGCATCCAAG AAGTTATTATCGGTGTACTTACCGGAATAATCAAGGATGTTTGGCTACAAGGCAAGTTCAACGATCAAGTGAAGACCCTTCTGTTTACGATGTTACTTACCGAGGAAAGCATAGTTGTCTCCAAGCATCCCATTTACAAACTAAACACAACCAATGCAAAAATCAGAGCCAGGATCATCAAGAAGAAGATCAAAAGCCAGAACAGTCACAGGAAGGGCTCTTTGAAAACTTTGGAAAAGGTCTAAGAATCAAAACGGAAGACGAACTATTATTAGACTCGCAAAAGCTCTCTTCCtcatcatcgtccttctctttcCCTTCTTCAACAACGCCAGTTGATTGTGTTAAGATGGAAAACTGCAACTTCTTACCGTTCGACCGTAACTATTTTTCATCGTCATACCATGTACAATTGAATGGACAAGATACGAACACTATTCATACTTCAAATCATCGTCAGTCTGATTTTGATGATGCAGTTTTACTTGACCTGGTGGAGCTTAACCAATATTCCCCTTTTGACTACTTCCATCCTTAG